The nucleotide window aaatatacaaaaattaataaaataaaaataaaatacaaaggGACCAGctctaaatataaaaaaaagaaaaaaaaagaaagtatagCTAATCAATATAATATAACATAATATTATGACAAAAGCAACGCTTTAAACTGTCATTGTCCATACCTAGCATGTTCTTATGAAGATTGTTTATTAAGGCTCTCTGTATCATTAACCTCAaagtatttaattaaatttataaccCCACTTACAAACAAAGCTTACCCTAAAACTTAAGATTTTAGATATctactaaattttaaaaataatgataataaaaacaaaaatcaattaaatataATGTCACCAAATTATGAAAATGGGCAAAGTACTCAAAGTTAATGGATCAATCAAACATGACCCATGTGGTCTGATTAGCAGTTGTCTACTATAACAATACATTATACAAATACCAAATTCAATGCACAGTAAGACAAAAGCTATACTCTTTAAATAATCCTATTTTTACCCTTTTAATAATTgtgattattaaattattaaacccctaatataatttttatataaaaaatgttttaccAATTCCTAGGGGTATTCTTGTAATTTAACactgtattttatttattggtaTGTTCATCGACATTGTCAGGACATTATAGGCAAAGCTTTGCAAAATGCAAAGTACATGAACATACACTCAATCGTCTTGAACTTAgttgaatttgtaattttgtatGTGTGAGAGTTATATTGCTAGAACTCAGAATCAAATCTCGTCTAACTTGAGAGGATAAAATGAATATACCCACAAAATTGAGAGGATAAGTTGAATTTAGTCAATTagtgaattataaatatttgacaaataattgTTGGTTAATTTGACTAGTTTATTTGACTTTTCGgcgaattattttttttataccaaTTATACCAATTGTATAGACTTGGAAACTTTTTGCTAGACGCATTTTTCTAACTGTTTAACcaactaaaaaatcattaaaacagTCATTTGCCACACGCACGTAACTTAAAACACACCCTCTATATTATGATATTCCCTTCGCCCCATTAGAATTAATCCAAAAGAATGTGagaatttattaagaaaaaaataaataataataattataatagtaataataataataataataataataataataataataataataataattgaataaagaaaataaattgtgtagataaaattaaaagcaaattaaaatatatgaatgaaattTACAGAAAGTAGTAGGacattgttcaaaaataaaaataatacaattaaaTGAAACagactaaaataacaaataatgcaaattgAATAGGTCAaaaagagtatattttttttttatctcacaACAAAGTATTTCCTCAACAAACAAAAGATCTCGAGGCACCAAAATGTATAGAAAATGGCAACTTGATTAGTTTAAGTTCAATGCAGAAGAAAACTTTCACTAAACCATGTCCCATGTTTAGATTATTAATCATTACAATAACCCAATCATTTCCCTTCATTGATAAGGATTAGTAGTCCTAATTACTAATTAGTATCCCAAATCACTTCCAAGAAAGTACAATCATCTAAAATATCAACACAAACTAACATCGAGCAAACCCCCATAACAAAGTGAGGTATATTAGAACAATTAGCTACTCCTCAAATTTAGAGAACACAAGAAAATATTCTTCAAGTGCCCCTTTACTTTTAAGGGATAGAAAAACAACTTTTAGAGTCAAAACTCTTCCAATCAATAATTGTCTAAGTTTAGAAGGATAAGGTAAACATATATTCTTGACAAATCTAGTAGTAATTCCAACAAAAAAGGTACATTTTCGAGCGATAGAAACCATCAGCTTGAACTTTTAATCGAGAAAATCCTTTGAAGCCTAAATCATGGTTCGAATCTCATCTACCCCTTCTTTTAAGTGGAATTATTAATGCAAAGGACGTCCTGCTCACAAGGCTCTCGTGTTAGTGGTCGTGATAGAATATACTAACATACGGTTGTTCAAGGTCACCAAAAATGTTCAACATGAAAGCAACAAGACAAATGTTAAAAGAGGCTGGATTGCTAAGAAACATACCTGGCTTCACTGAGAATACAAGGATAAGATAAGCAGTCACAATCTAAGAAGGGTGTCCAAGGTCATCTAGTCCATAGCAAATCAACACACAAACAAAAATAGATGAAGCCCTTGATGTTGGCTTCCATCCAATCAATTTGATAAGCTAACAATTGACAATCACCAAATCATGACGAGATTAACTCCATACATAACAGTGCTTAACTATCAACATTTCTCTACCGCTCAATACGAAATTAGGGGCAACCCGAAAACGCCCTGGTCGAAATATGGCTTTCAAATTATGTTGCGAATCAATGGATGCTTCAAAAGAGAGCGATAATGCCATACACAACATTTTTGTTAATTCACGAACATTATCAATAGACAACTATATCCACGGATCCATACATACACAACACAACATCAACGTTCGATTTCGAGCAAATTAACATTGAATCACAACAGGGACAAGAAAATATGATCCTTAATGATTAGAATGTcaaaagacaaataaaaaagCTACTAGAATTTAGAGTTAATAGTTTGGTTTTACATAGAAAAATAATACGCCGGATTTAAAGGCATGAAAGCAAGGAAGCTCACAATCAAAGGAGATTCAAGAGTTATAAGTCACAATAAGAGGTGTCATAATCAACATAGCTTCTAATTATTGACAATATTAAGCATCACATAAAAACAGTTCAAAACCTCCTGAAATACAATGTGACCAATACTTAGAAGCAAACCTCCTCACTTGGTGTTGCAGCTTCTTAACACCTCCATGCCGATGCTGCCACGAGCTCGCGCCTTTGCCAACTTAACACTAACGATGCCTGTCGCTTTTCTACGTGGAATCCCCTCCCCGGATTTCTCTTCACCACATAATCTGCTTGCGTTTCGGTGAAATTGCTGAATTGAAAGGGTGAAAAACCGGATGAGGCGAATAGGTTCTTCCAATGGGGCATCTTTTCGGGGAAATGAACACGACCCAATACAGTGTTTTCGATCCTAGGCTGGATGAAGAACTTTTCGACCTTGCTTACAATGTCGGGAGCTACATTTAAACCATCAAGCGACTCCAAGAGACTAGTACACGAGTCAAGGGTATGAACAAGATGCTGCGGAAAAGCAACATCGAAACGATCAAACCCTCTATCTAAAGAGACTACGATCTTAGGTGAACGCTGCTTGATAAACTCGAGAATGGGTGGAAGTATGGAGGGGCGACTAGAGAACGACCAAATGGGGATACTAACAGCAATAGCCTCATCCTCTGAGGATCGAAAATTAGGCATGGAGCATGAAGAGGGATCAAACAAATCCAAATTTATGACTTGTAGCTCGAATGCGACACCAATTTCATTGGCAAATTGCAAAAGGTTTTCGCGAATTAGGGTAAGTTCAAAGGGGTTACTAGAGGACATTGGAGCAAAGGCTGTAATTTTGAGGGAAGGAGCACCCTTTTTTCTCAAGGGAAGCTCTTGAATCAAAGACGCCCATTGAGCACCACAACCGATATCAAAATCGATAATATGAATAGCATCAGAATCATCGAAAGCCTCGAGAATGGCCTGAGTGGAAGTGAAATTGACGAATTGGGTAATAGGGGAGACCTCGGAAAACAACTTGTATGCATTCATTTTATGGACAATATCATAAGGGGTTAGGGTCTTTGGCGGAGGAGCAGAAACTGGGTTGCCCATCAAAAGGAGCATTTGTAGAGCTTCCTTCACATACGAAGCCGCTCTAAGGAAAGGTTTCGTAAGGGAAAGCTGGTGATTGAGCCGCGCCAATATCTCTTGCGCGAGTGAGAAATTCCCAGTTAAAATCAGGTCAGCCGCCTTGAAGAGCTGGTCTTTTATCGCCTGCTCTTGCAATTGATGTTGCTGAAGGACCGGCATTGGGAAATGCTGTTGTTGCTGCTGATGGGTTTGTTTAGACACCATCATAGACTTCTGTTGGAGATGGGGTGCAATCAATTGTGGCGGAAAACCAATGGGAAACTGCTGTAAACCCATCTGCTGATGTTGCTGTTTCCGCAACAGCAGCTCATGACCCGGGTCAATAAACGGGTTTTTCACCATAAGATTCGGGTCAAGAACAACACCCGGGTTATGGCGCTTTGTAGGAGGTTGCAACATATGTTGGTCCAACTGACAGTAACCTAAAGGAGGCATCAGAAAGCTAGGGTTTCCAACACTCTGAGCTTGTTGTGAATTCATCACCATCTGGGGGTTGAAAATTTGAGGTTTTTCATCCCCAACTTCAAATTGATTTGGGAAATTTGCAGGACTTGAACTCAAAATCATACCATTTAAAGAATTCAACCCATTATTAGAAATTTTACCACTAACATTCAAAACCCCAGATGAACAATTTGGAGAAACCCCAATTTTAGcattattaccattattattaccACCAAATTCAGACCCAACAAAACCAGAACCTCCATTACCTTCAGAAGCAACCACAGCACCAATTGAATGTTGTGGGTTAGACAAAAATGGTGAAAGATTCTGACTTTGTGAATCAAACCCAGAAGCTTGATCAACAACACCATCATAATCCACACAAGGATTAGACCCAGATTGTAAAAGATGCTTTAACCCTAAACTAGGGTCTTCAGAATCACCAATAATCCAAGGTAATAAAGCCCCATCTCCATTAGGAAACATGGTATCCCAATCTTCCATCCCAATAGACCCAACACCCAATCTTTCCCCTCCAGAACCCGAACCCGGACCCGAACCCGGATTAGCTGATACattatgattaattataatACTCTCAGATCCTGGGTGAAGATGGTGGAGCTCCGAGGACCAATCCTCTTTCCGGGCACATGCGGGGTCCGCCACACCGGCTGGTTCAAGTACAGTAGTCTTATCAGTAAAAGATGAGGAAAGAGTTGAGGTGGATGTATGAGTACTTGGACTTCTTCTAGTTGTCTCCAGAGTAGATGTAGGTTCACTTTCAATTGAACTTGTTTCTCTTATACTTGCTGAGATTTGCTTTTGTTGATTTTCTTCTACAAATTCTTCTtctaaaacttgatttgttaatgaattttgttgttgttggagATGTAATCTGTCTAAACTCTTCCAATTTGGAGGAGAAATTTGTGAAATTAAACTTGAAACCTCAACCACACCCTTGCCTTGCAAATTGTAGGGCATAGTTTGCATCTACAAAAATTCACccacaaaaaattattaattcatctcaaaataaaaaaaaatggaaaattaacaaaaacccaATACATGTacaccaaaaaagattaaaactttagatttaataaacaaaaataacaaagatTAAAGATTTGGGATTAGGATATACCATAGTTTCTCAAGCTAAAAACCCATATCACAAAATTTGTGGATGAAATTTTTGGTAAAAATAATATCTTCCTTGGCTTGTAATAAAGATGCTTAAAGGATTTTCCATATCTATTCCTTCCTCCAACAAcatttcaagtttttttttttaatttcttcacttcaacacaaaaaaaaagaaaaaaagaaagattgcTTGTTCATGTAAACATTGTTTTGCTTTTTGGAGAAGGGATGAAAAGGGAGAAGGGTTATTTTTGTTAAGTCTAGAAATGAATGGTAGAGaaggaggaggaagaagaagaagaggaagtaAGTACTGTTATTGTAAGTTCTGCCATGGATGCGTGCATCATAAAAAAGGTAATAAAGCTTGCAAGCTTCTCTCTCTTAAATGTGTTTTTTTCTAATGCTCTGTGTTATTTTCTGAAGGGCATTAACCATCCCTctatttctctctcctcttacccttttctctttctctctcctctctctGAGCTTTTATGTCCCCTACAAGTGGTCTACTACTGCTCCACCATAATACAGTACTGTTGCCTTCTTCCCATTTCCCTTAATCTataaatctcattaataatcttcttaattaattcacattttaattaattaaattaattaataataaattctgTTTTCTTTAATACtgattatttttgataaaagtGTTCTCTCCTATCCTCTCTTTTAGTCCCATTTTTAAATGGGAGAGTTATCTTAttagtctcatttttatttatagtcTATATATAATACCTTATTACTCTTACTCTTACTTACATtactttattataattaatctaATGAAGAATCGTTAAAAATTTACTTATTACCTTTTCTCTTTCTCCTAGTTTCATTTGACCCACCtaaaaattggtaaaaaatcaaatggaacTAATAagaagaataggagggagtataaatttatactttatactccctccgttatttaaaaaatttcccatttttcattttagtgtgttttaattgttattctcgtaaaaaatctttctatttaccTCATCTGATTTTTAATAGTTACTATATTTTGTTCTTCACCACATTTAATGCacaattttaaactttaatatctttaatttcatatgataaaaaattctagAAAGTTAATactatgaaaatatgcattagGACGAATCACACAAGATTCCACTTggatatgttttacattatacatggagaaatatatacaaaataagatTGGTTGATGAAACAGTAGTTGCCGCCGTAGCAACTATAAAAATCCAAGAGGAAGTATATCACAAATTTTCGACAAAAATACCATTGTTCGTcgtcattttaatattttaataatgtttatggtcctcATAtatctttttctaattttattttaatatttttatattccttatggttTTCATATATTTCTCATTAACttttaaagctattttttaAAGTGTGGTCCCtatatttttccactaactttcttttaatagttttttaatgtttatgatactcattttttcttcatcaaattaattagtcaataaaattatatatctaccatatataatattctattttttaattttcgtaACCATTTCTGGTGGAAACTTTATTAAAGAATGGAGCAGAGTATTTTCTATTATAGAATTTTCTTAGAATTATACGTTATTGTTTTTGATGGTGGACATAATAGGGATTAGTGTGTTATGGTTcattaaaatgtttttaaaatacTGAAATTTTTTTAGGGGAAAGGAAACATGAGAGGctataccaaaataaaattatttcctAGTTATGTAGAGTATAAAATTATGACTATAGGAAggtgttctcttcaacttatttttttgacttcttacttatttttattggaatcagatcagatcagaccagatcagatcagatcagaactattcagatcagatcagaccagatcagaccagaccagaccagatcagatcagaccagaccagatcagatcagaccagaccagaccagatcagatcagatcaaaccataccattattattattattattattattattattattattattattatagaattCAACTAAATATAGTCAACGATATTTGGGCATCAATTCAAAGAGAAGCAGAAACATCGTagtttttgatgtttaatttttataatgtaatgtatattattattagatggagaaactatgtagtatgtaataatgataatgataatgataatgataatgataataataataataataataataataataataataatagtaataataataataataataataataataataataatattaataataacaataataataataaataataataataataataataagaaaaaatttaaaaaaaaattaaaaaaataaataataataataataataataataataataataataataataataataataataataataataccttaactactattattaataacaaactcaatgaaaccaaataaaatcagatcagaccagatcagatcagaccagaccagatcaaatcagaccagaccagatcagatcagaacagatcagatcagaccagaccagatcagaaagattcagattagatcagactgaatcagaccagatcagatcagatcagatcagaccttagtaaattcaaatcagatCCAATAAGATCAGACGAAGAGAACATGTCCTAAGTCATAAATACTCAATAGTGAATCTTTGTATCTACTATAATACCACCATATGGTTGTGCCTCGATTATTTTGGCTTTCATAATGGTTTTTCTAATCATCTATAAACACATATGTCTCTTCTAACATCATTGATCATGGTTTTTTAGccatcaaattttaatttttatgattttttaaaatgtatttatgtctaaaaaaaaactatgtttATCTCTCCTATGATAAAATAaggttattattaattagttttttttctttacttttttattttacaccatttcaatttacttttttctttttctagtgAAATAGTATggtatggtgttcattgatagGTGAAGAAAATTCTGCGTATAGGTATAACTCTTAAAAAttattactcctattattttaataattcacAATTAAGTTAGAGTAGGCTTCGCTTATGGTTTGTCTATTTTAACTTCGTTATACATATGAGTTTTAACTTTGTTGCAAACAACATacctaattataataattatttttggtaaaagATTTTTTCAATTATCTGAATAAGGTCTGTACGACCTAATATCTGTACCTAATAATAATTGTctattttaaaagtttattttgaTTTGGGATTTTACCGGCAAAGGTGAATATAAATTAATCTAACTCATAGGTGGTGTGATATCTCTAATTTAGctttaaaaatgattgatagactactcaaaTCAACAAGGTGTATGTTCTTTTCATgtgagcccatttgctaagaacttcaTAGTTAAGCATGCTTGGtagggagcaatcttaggaagTGTGATCTCATGGGAAGTTTCTCGAGGCACACATAAGTAAAGTCAAAGTGTGCTGAAAAGTCTTATATTGGTCTGTAAAACCAGCCTACAGTCTCCATGATAATCACTGGCGATCCAACAAGTCGAGGTGTTACAGGTGGTGGGAATAGTGGGATATGAATACTTGTCACAAGGATAAAGTTGTAAAAAGAGAAATTCTTAACCATTAAATTAGTGCATAATTTTCTGATTCtctcatatatttttaaaaactttgaatTAACTTATATCTttcaacttttattttcaaatcatgaaaatatgattCCTCAATTATTTGTTTCAAAACgggcaaaattataaatatatgaatACTTGGAAGTTTTAAATTATGATTAGTCAATTGCTTAAACATGTATTTTCATCTAGATTATCCTACCTAAAGTTTTGATCCTTATTTCAGCCAAgtgttttaacatttaataaattGATAATGTAAGGTATtctttaaaaactaataaactTTATTCATTATAAACCCTTCTTACTTATGTAATGCTTGGTATCTTAAACTTACTATACTTCAgttatttcataattaaaaattacttaagtagtttacaataaaattttatttttcgaaTCTGATCTTTTTAGCaattaagataaatatattaacatcaaaaaaacctttacaatcTAGGCTTTAAAAGATCACTTCTCTAAACACGCAAGAGAAGTAGCAAGAAAagcaaaaaagtcaaaaaaccAACCACCAACCCTACAAACAACAAATAAGTACACCAGCCAACACAACTACAAAATAAGGTTGTTCCTTCTAGTACCATCTAGGCTAGTAGCCACATGAAAGATGAATGATGATGGTATAAGCAACTTGACTAGGAGTCATAGTTGGGCTTCCGAACACTTTGACATTTCTCTACAACCACACCTGGTAAAGCATCTCAGTCCATGTCATAGAAGGAACAATTTAGGGTTCTTCCTTATGCACGCTCTGCACATCCTCATCACAGCTATATCAAAAGAAGAAGAAGGCCAAgggaattgaaaaaaatagagaaGTGAAGTGGTGCACCTTCCAAATGAACTCACAGCCACTAAAGAGTTGGTCTCTATCTTCCATGCCTTGCTGACAGAGAACACAACgagcatcattgatcattcccCACTTAAGAAGTTGAGCTTTAGTAGGCAACCTATCTTGTAGAATTTGCCACAAGCAGATGACGCTTCTTGGGGAAGCCCTATTGTCGCACCATAAAGCACTCCA belongs to Amaranthus tricolor cultivar Red isolate AtriRed21 chromosome 17, ASM2621246v1, whole genome shotgun sequence and includes:
- the LOC130804187 gene encoding scarecrow-like protein 27, which translates into the protein MMQTMPYNLQGKGVVEVSSLISQISPPNWKSLDRLHLQQQQNSLTNQVLEEEFVEENQQKQISASIRETSSIESEPTSTLETTRRSPSTHTSTSTLSSSFTDKTTVLEPAGVADPACARKEDWSSELHHLHPGSESIIINHNVSANPGSGPGSGSGGERLGVGSIGMEDWDTMFPNGDGALLPWIIGDSEDPSLGLKHLLQSGSNPCVDYDGVVDQASGFDSQSQNLSPFLSNPQHSIGAVVASEGNGGSGFVGSEFGGNNNGNNAKIGVSPNCSSGVLNVSGKISNNGLNSLNGMILSSSPANFPNQFEVGDEKPQIFNPQMVMNSQQAQSVGNPSFLMPPLGYCQLDQHMLQPPTKRHNPGVVLDPNLMVKNPFIDPGHELLLRKQQHQQMGLQQFPIGFPPQLIAPHLQQKSMMVSKQTHQQQQQHFPMPVLQQHQLQEQAIKDQLFKAADLILTGNFSLAQEILARLNHQLSLTKPFLRAASYVKEALQMLLLMGNPVSAPPPKTLTPYDIVHKMNAYKLFSEVSPITQFVNFTSTQAILEAFDDSDAIHIIDFDIGCGAQWASLIQELPLRKKGAPSLKITAFAPMSSSNPFELTLIRENLLQFANEIGVAFELQVINLDLFDPSSCSMPNFRSSEDEAIAVSIPIWSFSSRPSILPPILEFIKQRSPKIVVSLDRGFDRFDVAFPQHLVHTLDSCTSLLESLDGLNVAPDIVSKVEKFFIQPRIENTVLGRVHFPEKMPHWKNLFASSGFSPFQFSNFTETQADYVVKRNPGRGFHVEKRQASLVLSWQRRELVAASAWRC